From Anticarsia gemmatalis isolate Benzon Research Colony breed Stoneville strain chromosome 27, ilAntGemm2 primary, whole genome shotgun sequence, one genomic window encodes:
- the LOC142984665 gene encoding uncharacterized protein LOC142984665, translated as FSPQLLQAQCLNRIPGLIPSCGANPVIFPNQIPVAETILPNQVILPNYPSPIIDVPYGVETIVSNPVALPATTIIQDSTVANNLANALQLLVVSNLLSNTLPTANDIVVPAYSPALDFVSPMVSSCGYSPYNYIY; from the coding sequence ttctcTCCCCAGCTACTCCAAGCACAATGCCTCAACCGCATCCCCGGCCTCATCCCATCTTGCGGCGCGAACCCAGTCATCTTCCCCAACCAGATTCCAGTAGCAGAAACCATCCTGCCGAACCAAGTCATCCTCCCTAACTACCCATCTCCAATCATCGACGTTCCTTATGGAGTAGAGACTATAGTCTCCAACCCAGTAGCCCTGCCAGCCACTACTATCATTCAAGATAGTACTGTGGCTAATAATCTGGCTAATGCATTGCAGTTACTGGTCGTCAGCAACCTTTTGAGTAACACTTTGCCGACTGCTAACGATATAGTCGTACCGGCTTACAGTCCGGCTTTAGACTTTGTGTCACCCATGGTCAGTTCTTGCGGCTACAGCCCCTATAACTACATTTATTGA